The genomic window GCTCAACTATTCTGTCGTGAATACGTTTGCAAATATGCTTACAAAATACAGCTACGGAATCTTGAATCACTGCGATTATAAAATTCATACCAGTAAACTCGAAGGGGTTAATAATAAGATCAAAGTTATCAAAAGAAAAGCTTATGGGTTTCATGACGAACGGTACTTTTCATTAAAAATTATATAAGCTTTTGCAAACTAATTGGGAGAAGAACCCTAAAAGAAATATTGGACAATTATGCATTCTCAATTTATGTCTTTCGCTATTGCTTTGGTTTGCTTAAAATAAGCTGCCTATTACCCGATTCATCAGATTAGTCATGCTGATTCTTTAACCTTCTGTTCATAATTTCAAGATTCTGTAAGGCGTAGGTGCAGGCAGGATCTAATGTAAGCGCTGCTTGAAATCCCATGAGTGCTGGTTCCAGTTTGCCTAATTTTGCATAACAGGTCGCGATGTTAGTAACTGTGTTTGTATCAACAGGAGCTACTTTAAGGTATTTTTCCAACAGCTCAATAGCAGTATGATACTCTTCTATTTCTATGCAAAGGTTTCCAAGATCATGATACACACTACCATCTGATGAGTTGGATTCGAGTATGGTATGGATAAATTTGATAGCGCTATCCTTATCACCATTTTTGAATTTTATTCTTTCCCTGAGACATTTGAGTCCCAAATGATCCGGATTGGATGAAATTATTGCTTGTACCGTATCTTCTGCTTCTTTCAGCTGATTTGTTTGTATTAATAAGTTTATTAAAAATAGATACGCAGGAATATTTCTATTGCTTCTGCAGATTAATTGCCTCATGGTATTAATAGCATCATAAGGCTTCTTCATCAAAGATTGTATTTGTCCGGTCAGCATATAAAGTGAATCATTTCCAATGCCCCGTTTTATAGCGGTAGTAACTATATCTTCAGCTTTTTCTACACTCTGCTGAGAAATATATAGTTGTGCAAGGTTTGAATAGTGCTGCGGTTCTTTGTCGTTGAGAGTGATAGCCTTTTTGTACGCTATTTCGGCCTCATTTGGCAGATGCAGCTTTTCATAGCACACCCCAATATTATCATATGCCTTATGTTCATAATAATATGCATCAACGATGGATAGGTTAAATACCGGTTTTTTGTCTTCTCTGTCTTTGATAATAAGGTATTTTTTAAAATAGTATAAGGCGTCGTGGAATTTCTCCTTTCTCAATAGGATTTCTCCCATAACGAATAAAATGTCAAGAGAGTCGTGATTTTCTTTAATTGCTTCCGAACAGATCCCTTCAGCCTTGTCGAGTTGGTTTGTATTGATAAAGGCATGGACAAGATCAACGTATATTCTTTGTCTCTGATTTCTTGCGTTATAATCTGTCTGTGGCTCAGATAATTTTAATCCTTTTTCCCCTAACTCAATAACTTTATTAAAATCAAATTCATTTCTGTAGTTTCGGATAAGATTTGTCATGATAAAAAGATTGTCAGGATTTTCCGCAAGCTGCTGTCTTAAAAGATCTCCCGTCCTTTTATACTTTTTTCGCATTTCTTGGTCGGTTAAATTGTATCCATAGTGGTAGAATCTTATCTCGGATTGAAATGGTATACCCTCGAAAATGAGTTGATTGTGTACAATTCCCTCGAAATAGGCCTTACCCCTCCGGAATATTCTGGTATAGTAATGCTTTGATTGACCACCAGGAAGTTCGCTATAGATAGCAACAAATATGGCATCGTACGAGTTTTCGCATATTAACCTATGTAAAAGCGGGATGTCCGCATGTTCGAGCGTCTCGTCCGCATCAATTTGTAAAATCCAATCACACGTTGCATAACGTAATGAATGATTTCGTGCCTCACTGAAACTGTTCTTCCAGGGATGATGATATATTTTTGCGCCAAAGGATTGGGCAATTTCGATGGTCTTATCGGTGGAACCTGTATCAACAATAATAATTTCATTAACGGCGTTTTTGATGCTTGTCAGACACTGGGCTAAAAATCTCTCTTCATTTTTAACAATCATGCATGCAGACACGGAAGGTCTACCGTTGTTTATTGCAGGTTGATTATTCAAAAAGGTCATTGGTTCGTATCCTTATTCGGGATGAACATCGGATTTATTAATTTGCCGGAGCCTTCTTAATGTCGTTTATAACGTGTCTTTGTCTTGCTGAAAATATGATGTAAGGTAATCCAAATACATTATGCATTGGCTTTTAAGGCGGCAAGATTTTGTAAAGCGCATTTGCAGTTGGGGTCAAGTTTAAGAGCGGTCTGGAATCCGAACAAAGCCGGTTCTCGCATGCCTTGTTTTGCATAGCAAACTGCAATATCAGCAATCACGGATGCATCAACTTTAGATGAGGTTCTGAGATATCTTTCAAACGCCTCAATCGCATCAGCATATTCCTCCACTTCCATGCAGAGGGATCCTAAGTGAAGGTATATATTGTGATCTGATGGGTTAGACTGCAGGATATTTCTAACAAAAGAGACAAGACTCTCCTTATTGCCCTGTTTATACGTGATCCTCTCCAGAAGACAGAGAAAGGTAAATTCTTCCGGATACAAAGAGAGCATGTCCTTTAATATTTTGCTAGCCTCATCAAGATGATTTATCTGTATTAAGAGGTTTATTAAATATGCGTGTGTCGGTATATTGGTATTATCCATTCTAAGAGATTGTTTGCAGGCATCAATAGCATCGTTCATTTTTCCCTCTGCAGCATATATCTTTCCCAGTAAGTGGTAGATCAGATGGTTGGCAATCCCTGATTTTATTGCAGCGAATGTTAAATCTTTTGCATCGATTAATCTGTCTTGAGAAATGTAAAGGTTAATCAGATTTGCGTAATTAAGGGGATCACGGCTGTTTAATTCGATAGCTTTTTTGTAAGCTACGATCGCCTCATGAATCAGTCCAAGGTGTTTGTAGCATTCGCCAATATGATTGTATACCGTATGTTCATATTGATAAAAGTCGGAGGAGAGTAAAAAGAATGTTGGCTCTTTATTTTCCTTTTCTTTTAAAATCAGATATTTTTTAAAGCACGGAAGGGCATCATGAAAAACGCCTTTTTTCATGAAGACTTCTCCCATGACTAATAAGATATCAAATGAGTCAGGATTTTCTATCAGCGCTTTCTTGCATACCAGCTCTGCTTTGTCTATCAGGTTCTTGTTTATGAATGCGTGTGCCAGGTCAATCGACATTCTTTGTCGTTGATTTTTTGAAACGAGATCTGTTTGGGAGGCGGATATCTTTAATCCATTTTCTGCGAAATCTATGACCTTATCAAAGGCATATTCATTTCGGTAATTTCGAACCAGGTTTGCCATGATAAATAAATTGCCGGGATTTCCTGCAAGCTGCTGTCGTAAAAGATCCCCCGTCCTTGTATACTTCTTTTGCATCTCCTGTTCCGATAAGTTATAGCCATAATGATAGAACCGTATCTCAGATTGAAGTGCTTTTCCCTCGAATATAAGCTGATTGTGCACAATTCCTTCAAAGTGTGCCTTGCCTCTGCGAAATATTCTTTGGAAGTAGTGTTTCGCGCATCCCCCTGGAAGTTCATTATAGATTGCAACATAAATGACATTATACGAGTCATTATTTATTAATGTGTGTAAAAGCGGGATATCCGTCTGTTCAAGTGTTTCATCAGCATCGATTTGCAGAATCCAATCGCCTCGTGCATACTCCAGGGAGTGATTGCGTGCCTCACTAAAGCTGTTATTCCAGGGATGGTGATAGACGTTTGCACTAAAGGAATGTGCAATATCGACGGTTTTATCGGTGGAGCCTGTATCCACGATAATAATTTCATCCACGGCGCCTTTAATACTTGCAAGGCATTGTGATAAAAATTTCTCCTCGTTTTTAACGATCATACACGCGGAGAGCGTAGGCCGATTGTTGTTAAGTACTGCTTGACGTCCTTTATCTGTCATGGTTTGTTGCCGGGTATTATTCATTAATTTAAATGGTGTTGATTTGTGATGACGGTGTAATCATTTTTATTAAAACGTGGGCTGTTGTTCACCTGTATAGTATTGTCCTACAATTTCCCTATGCTGGTTCTTTTAAGGCTTCTACTGACCGATAGCCAATCAACGCTGCCTCCAGATGGCCTAATTTTTCATAACACCAGACGATTTTCAGTAATACGTTTTTATCAGCAGGGTGGTTCTTTAAATATTTCTCAAAATACGGCAATGCCTTTTCATAGGTATTTTGTTGTATATATAATTCTCCCAAATGTAACCATACGGCATCATCTGCAATATCTTCGGAAACAGTTCTTAAGAGGGTATTAACCGCATTGTTAATATCTCCTGTGTTTTCAAAACAAAGGGCAAGATTATAGTATGCATTACGGTATCTGGGATTGAGAGCTATCGCTTTTTCTAAATGGTCTATTGCAATTCCCCATTGTCCTAAATTTCCCAGACAATAACCGATACCGTTATGCGCAGCATAATCATATCCCAACGTGTCAGTCATAAAGGTATTCGTACCTACGTTGTTAAGGTGCCATTCTCGCAGGGATAAAAAGCGGTGAAAATACTGAACCGCTTTTTGATAACTTCCTTCTTTTAAGTAGGCACAGGCCAGGGTAAATAGAATATCAATGTTTTCTGGTGTGTTCCCAGCTGCTTCTAGCTTTGATAGGGCTTTGTAACATAATTCCTTTGCTCTTGACGCGGATGCCAGATGAAGATAGCAATTCGCAGTTTCATAGACAATCATCGCATAGTGATGCATAGTGATGCCCATTTCCGGATGTATTGTACCAGGGTCTGGCGTAAATAGGGTGAGGGCCTTTTCTCCCGCGATGATACCATCGTTAAAGAGCTCCTGGGTACGATAGTTCCGTATAAGATTAAACCATGCAAAGCTGTCGTATTTATTTTGTTCAAGTTGTTTTTGAAGAAGACGGGTAGTTTTTTGCCACTTTTCCTTCATTTTATGCGGATCAAGATTATACCCGTGATGATACAACCTTATGTCAGCTGAAAGACGGTCTCCGTCAATAATCAATTGCTCGTGTATAATGCCCTGATAGAATCCCTTGCCACGCCTGAAAATTCTAATATTATAAAATGTATGATAATTGTCTTGTATGGCGCTGTGGATTGCTACGGCAATTGCATTACATTTGACGTTGTTTATGGCCTTTTGCAGCTTCATAATATCAGCTTGTTCGAGTTCTTCATCTGCATCAATCTGAAAAATCCAGTTACCCGATGCGTATTTTAAGCAATGATTTCTTGCCTCGCTGAAGCTGTCATTCCACGGGTGATGATAGACTTTAGCGCCAAAATCTTTAGCAATGGTCACGGTGCTATCGGTAGATCCCGTATCGACAATAATTATCTCATCGACTGTGTTTTTGATGCTGCTCAAGCAGTTGGGAAGCAGTTCTTCCTCATTTTTTACAATCAAGCACGCTGAAATTTTCTGATGCTGAGATTTTTTCATCGTATTCTTATTTGTGCGTTCATTTACTCCAGTTTAGTTATCCATTTTTATCATATGGGCACACCAGACACAGAACCGAAAACCCTTAAGTGTTGTTACGTCTCTCTCAGTTCCCGGTTCAGGGAAAAGAAACAGTTCTTCCTGTAACCTAAAATTTGATAACAAAGACATTATTTGCTGCTTACTAAAAATCCTGTGAGCATTAAATGACAGCCCTGGGGTATGACTCAGGGGAACGCTGAACAGAAAATGCCCTCCGGGTTTCATTATCCGTGAGATCTCCATAAAGGCCTTGATACTTCCTTTTGCATCTAATTTGTCCCCATAGCGCCCAAGCCCAACGTGTTCAATGACACTCATGCTACTGAGAAATTCAATGGTACATGCGTCGAAAGGCAAGGCGGTAATGATAGCACGCTCACAGATGAGGCCTGGCAATGAAACAGATAAAGGTCTTATATCAATACTGATTGTGGGGACAAATTGAGAAATGATTCCAACAAGTAATGCAGTAGACCCTAAGTCTATTACTTGTTTTGGACGTATTTCAAATATCTTGCGGGCAGCCCACGTATCCTGATAAAAGTAATATTTATCAAAGAATGTTTCGTGAGTTTTATCATCAAGGCAAGGCCAAAGGGCAATACGAGATTCGGCATGAGCGTCCTTGCAGTATTCTTTAATGTCCGATATATATTGAGAAAACCCTGGATGTTTTATTATTGGAGAGTTTGTAGTATTGAGATGGTGAACAAAGCGGACGAGATTTTCTGTCAAGTTGTCTTGTATCATGGTAGTCATCCCGTAATACATTCCAAAACTTCCAGAGTGTCTTGGTTATGAATGAACTTGTTTCTGATGAAGTTGATAATGCGCTTTGCAGCATATCCGTCTCCAAAAGGATTTACCGCATGGGCCATTCGATGATATTCTTTCCGGTCTTCCAGCAGGCGAATGGTCTCTTGAATAATTGTCTCTGGACGTGTGCCGACGAGTTTTGCGCATCCCGCCATTACGGCCTCCGGACGTTCAGTTACCTCACGAAGTATGAGGACGGGTTTCTGCAAGGAAGGCGCCTCTTCCTGAATGCCGCCAGAGTCCGTTAAAATAATGCAGGCGCGTTTCATCAGGTGAACAAAAGGTCCGTATTCTAACGGCTCGATAAGGAAGATGTTGGCTGTGTGTTCTAACATTGAATAAACAAGATTTCTTACATTGGGATTGGGATGAACCGGGTACACAAAAGTGACATTAGGGTATTTTTTTGCTAACGTCATGATTGCATTGCAGATATTCATAAATGGCTGTCCGAAGCTTTCTCTTCTGTGCGCTGTTATTAACACCATTTTGCCCTTTATGGTGTTGAGCGAGTCATTATCAAAAGTAAAATCATGCCTTGCGATATTCAGCAGGGCATCGATAACCGTATTGCCGGTTACACAAATAAGGCCTTCATCAACTCCTTCATTCAACAAATTGTTTTTTGCTTCCTTTGTTGGCGCAAAGTGCAGATGCGCTATAACACTCGTAAGGCAACGATTTATTTCTTCTGGAAAAGGATGATATTTATTCCGCGACCGTAGACCAGCTTCAACATGCCCAACGGGTATGTGCCTGTAATAGGCGGCTAATGCGGCTGCAAACGCGGTAGTTGTGTCTCCCTGTATTAAAACCAGATCAGGTTGCTCCTTCTCATAAACCGGCTCTATATTTTTTAATACCTTGCTTGTGATATCTGCGAGTCCTTGATTATCAGCCATAAGATTCAGATCATAATCGGGCTGAATAGCGAAGACCTTCAGTACGCTGTCAAGCATTTGTCTGTGTTGTGCAGTGACCGTGACAATGCTTTTGAGTGCGCCCGAATGTCGCCCGAGTTCTTTAATAACCGGTGCAAGCTTTATTGCTTCCGGTCGCGTGCCGATCACACTCATTATTTTTGGCATACTCTTAAGGCCTGTTACCATCCGTGGCTCGTTTCGTGGTTATAATCTGAGATGCCAATAACGTTCAGGATGGTTTTAAACCGGTTAATCCAGGTATGATCTCGTAGACACCTCACCCTTCCTGATGCTCCTATTTTTAAGGCGATATCCGGATGCGTTATGTAATAGGATAGTTGTGTTCGTAATTCAACTTCGTTCCGGTAGCATGCAATCTCTTCTCCAATGGTAAAATGATCTTCCAGCGCTTGATTATACGTTGTCAGATAAAGTCCTCCCATCAGGGGAACTTCAAAATCTCTGCCTTTCAAACCTGTTACTGAAGAATTACCAATGAAGCCAAAGCCCAGGTTGATAAGCGAACGGGAATAAATTGCATTCATATCCTGGGATGAGATTTCAGCGGAGAGCCAGCCTCTACCATAGGTATTGACGATGATGCCATGCTCTTTTAGCCAGGCAATGATATGGGGCCTTATACCGTAACATTGCCCAATAAAAGAAACAGGGATATCGCGTGGTACTGGCAGCGGCGAAAAAATACGCGGGTTTGCTCCTGGCGGAAGAAATAGTGCGCGGGCGCCAACCATATAATATTTACCAACATCTTCTTTGGATTGGCAGGTGATGCAAAAATCAAATTCAGGCGCAATTTCAGCAGTTCCAGAATAACCGGATGTTTCCTGAACTCCCCAAAATTTCAGGGTGTCGTCTAAACTAATGTTGACGGTTATGATATTCAGGTTGTTAATGGTTTGTATCGTTTCAGGATAAACCCATCTGCCGGAGAGATAAGAGAAAAAAATATCAATCGGTTTCTCCCGATGGGATGATTCCACCCGGCGGATTAATTCTTTATTGAACGCCGGTTTGCCATTTCGATGCCAGTCGCTGGCATATTGATCAAAGGCGTTTCCCCAGTCATAATGTACGGTATCGGTAATTTCGGCCCAGCCGTCTACTAAACCAGGTCTTTCCCAATTCACATGATGTACCGCCGCAAAGACACGAGGTTTGTCTTTGAAAGAAAGCATTTTGCCTGCCTTCGTCAGATATACCTGAATCTGCTGAATCTGCTTATTCAATGAATAGGTATCCTTTTTCGGACTGCATTGCGAAGGTGCATCGATTCGTTTCATAATCAGGAATTAACCGTGCCGGTATTTATCAAAACCCAGGAAAGTCAGTAACTGATCCATTCTTTTCTCAAAAGTATGATGTTCAAGGGCAAACAAATGCCCGGTTTTAGCGATTCGTTCCCTTTCATCCTCATGGACAAGGTAATAATTGATTTTGTTTATCATGTCCTCAATGTTTCCCCTGTTCCATTGAACAAGGTGCTCTCCGTCGGTAAAAAGATCGTTGCTTGAAAGTTCTTCGGTAAGGAGAAACGACCCGGAACCGAGCACCTCACCAATTCTGGTTTCCATATTCAACAGGTCAGACAGATGAATATTCAAGACGACTTTTGACTCATTAAATACCTGATTGAGCTCGTTACTGTTCCATATATTTGGAGTATACACCTTAAAATATTTTGCCAGAGCGATAAGGAGAGTAGAGCGACGGCTTGTCTTGCTGCCAATAAAGGTAATGTCATATTTTTTAGGGAGTTCAAGCTTTTTGTGCACTTCGGTATTGACAGTTGCAGAAGGTAACCAATGCACGCGCTTACAGCCAATGGTTTTGTAAATTTCTATATTTGCCATATCGTGAGAAAAAACAAAATCAAAGGCAGTTGCATTATATGCCAGCTCTTTTCTCCTGAGAAGAGACTCATAATCTGCTTCCTCTACCGTGCCAATCTGCTCGCAATACCAGAGCGCCGTTGGGTAAGGAAGCGACTTTATCAAATCCGGAGAAATAAATTCACCCTTGCAAACAAGCACAAGATCCGCTTCTTGTCGTAAGAGTTCAGCGAGATTGTGCCGTTCCTGGCGGAAATCAGTACTAATGACTTTACACCCCATTTTCTTTAGTGCGGAGATTACGTGGTTTTCAAAACCCCATGGATAATTCGCTTTTTGTGCACCAACGACGTGAATTGTGAGCATAGTTTTATACAAAAATATTTTATCAGGTTATCGCTGAGGTGTGATTGCTTCTGTGGACAGGGTATGTAAAACCCGATCAATCTCATATTTTAATTTGCCTAAATTCAAGTGCTGTTTTGCATATGCGCGGCTATTATTTGACATAACAGCCTGCAGGGTATTGTCTTTTGCTAGTTCTTGCATCTTTGCAGCCAAGTCATGGATATCGACAATTTCTTCGGGGAATGCTATGTTGTCCTGCCTCGTTAGCTTTTGAACTACCTTAACCAAAAGACCATTGTAACCGTTTCGTATAAATTCGTTCATAGGTGGTGCATCAGTTGCAATGACAGGCATCCCGCAGGATAAACCTTCCAGGAGGGGTAATCCCAGACCTTCCAGCTTACTTGGGAAAATCAGGATGTTGCCTTTATGATAAAGTCCTGGCGCCGGTACGGTTTCCTTATGATAGGTAATTCGGGAATTATTGCGGACGATATGTACAATTTCCGGCGGGAGTCTTTCTAGTTCTGCCTGGGCGTGGATAAATAAGGTAAGGTCTGAGTTGTTGCAAGAGAACGCATCAAAAGCAATAATTACGGCCGGTGTCATTTTACGGTAATTGATGCCGAGCCATCCTGCATTATGAAAAAAAGTATGTTTTTTTCCGTTCGATACGGGTTTGAAAAGCTCTGTATCGACTCCCCATCCAAGGTAATAGGCTTTGCAAATATCTTTCACCAGAAGAAAAGTGCGCTTGGTAGAACAGAGTACTGCATCATACAACCGCATATAGGGTTTCCAGTCATCCTTGTAATAATCAAGATAAGTTACTGTTTTGATTCCTTTTTTCTTGCAAAGGCTGACAAGCTTCCAGTCGTATTCTTCATTGAAGATAACGACATCCAGGTGATTGTCGTTTATCCATTTCTCAAATATTTCACAGGGAATATCATAGTCTGGAAAGGTTGTTAAATTCTTGGCCGCCCACATGCCATCGACTTGCAACATAGGCTGCCCGTATACACCGCCAGTCCTGGCAAAAATAAAGGTTTCGTGTTCCCGGGCAATAACATCCCGCAAGATTTTCGTTACGTATGATTGCCCTCGCTCAAACCAAATGCTGACAAATCCAACCTTTAGAGAAGGAATATCGCTGCTATTCATGGAGCGATTATGGGTGAATTGCAAGGGAGCGTTTTTCAATTTTTGATGAACTTTTTTTAGATTGTCTCGCGCTTCGTGGTAATTTCCGTCAATTGATAGCGCCCTTTCAAGATATTGCTTTGCCTCACGAAGCCGGTCTGTTGCATAAAAGAGAACCCCTAAGTTATTCATTGCAGAGGTATCGTTGGGATCCAGATCGATTACTTTTTTTAAATATCTGATGGCGATATCGAATTGCTGTGTCTGGTGATAAAGAAGGGCAAGGGTATAATATGCGGGAATGAAATGAGGATCATTCTCTATTGCCTTTTTATACCAGGTGATAGCCTCCCTATGGAGGCCGGTCTCTTTTAAATGTTCTGCTTTACAGAAATATTTATGTGCTTCTGATATCGGCATACTTCTGATGTCTGTGAAAATGAATAAGCTGCTCTATAAAACCAATCACCAATCATTCCTTCGCGGTAGTTTCAAAATTATGAGCAATATTTAAGCCAAATAATCTATTCTATTCTCTCGACGTACTTGAGTCTCTATAAATTCACTATCCGGAATAGCTGCTGTATGAACTGGAGGTTTCATTCTTTTATAGTTAAAAAGCAGGCCGGATAAAAGCATTGCTATACTCAGGATGCTCATAAAATGTGAATTTTAAATTGATAATAAGGTGGCATGGACAAACTCTGTTTGTCCGTGTTGAACTACTATAAATCACAAATTGTGAGCCTGTGGAGTATAGTTATATGCGTCCCGGTTGTTACGAATCATGAAAAAAAGTTTATTGGCGGTTAAAAAAATCATGGGAAAATGAATGACTTGCGCTGGTGAAATATCAAACATTTCAAATTTATCGGTGAGCAATAATTGTACAGCGCTCATGACGGTCGTAAATGAGTGATTGAGTAATGAAAGTTATTAAAAAGCTTGAGAGAAAGACGAAAGAATAAATACCTTGACTTGTCTCAATACAAATTCTATAATTTATCCTTCAAATATACGTTTTTCACATTAAAAAAGGGCAGATAGCTCAGTTGGTAGAGCACAGGACTGAAAATCCTGGTGTCGCCGGTTCGATCCCGGCTCTGCCCACCACGTATATTCTGACGGAGCGCTTAGAGGAAAAGCAGCCAAAGTTCTGTGCCGGCAATCCTGCCATTGAAAGTTTGTCCCATTCGTTATAGTTTCCCCTCCACGTTTGTTTCCTTCCTGGCATATGGAATAAGTTAAAAACATGCCGGTTTTTTTCATAGGCTTGCGAATAATTGTGGGTATTTTGTTGTGCATCAGGGATAATTCTTATAAAAAATCAAGTCATAGAGCGTAAGAGAAAATGAAACAGAGACCATCTTTTTTTGTAGTATTCATCATCCTTCTGTTACTGAATGCAAACGCATTTGGTCAGGCCAAGGTCATTGAAAAACCTCTGACCGAAGTAAAAGAGGACGTCAAAGAGGAAAGCAAGAGTGTTTACGAAGAGTTTGAAGAGTTCCTGAGGATCGTAAAAGAGTTACAGGATAAGTATGTTGACGAACTCAAGCTTAACACAATTCTTACCAATGCATACCGTGGCATGCTCTCCGGTTTGGATCCCTATAGTCAATATTTTGGCACGGAAGAGCTGGAAGACCTCAAGATTGAAACAGAAGGGGAGTTTGAAGGATTGGGAATTGAGGTGATTATCAAGGAGGGGTTGTTGATCGTAATCACTCCCATACTTGATTCTCCTGCGTTCAAGGCCGGAATACTGGTGGGTGATCGAATTATCAGGATCGATGGTGCATCCACCGAAAACATGAGTATCCGTGAGGCGGTAAAAAAGCTTCGTGGAAAGCTGGGGACAAAAATTACCCTGACCGTTGTTCACGAAGGTGACACTGCGCCGGTAGATATTACCATTGAACGCGCAAAAATTTATGTAAATAGCATCCGGGGAGCCAGAATCGTGGACGACGAGTATAAGATTGGTTACCTTGCTGTGTCAAATTTCCAGGAAAATACGGTAAAAGACATGGACATTGCCGTTCAGGACTTACTGAAAAACGGTATGAAAAGTATGGTTCTGGATTTACGCTTTAATCCCGGTGGTTTGTTAAATGCTGCGGTTGATATGGCAGATAAATTCCTTGAGAAGGGTATTATCGTCTCTACCCGCGGACGAGATAAGACACAAAATTATGTCTATCAAGCCCATAAGAAAGGGACGTATCCCCGTTTTCCCCTGGTTATCCTGGTAAATAACGGAAGCGCCAGCGCATCGGAAATTGTAGCGGGTGCGCTCAAGGACCACAAACGGGGTATATTGTTAGGGATTAAGACATTTGGCAAGGGATCTGTTCAGAGTTTAATTCCCGTGGGGAACGGGAAAGCAGCCTTAAAACTGACGACGGCGCGGTATTATACCCCTTCCGGAATTTGTATTCATGAAAAAGGAATAGAACCTGACGTGTCGGTACCCCTGAGCTTTGCTGAGACAAAGGCATTGCACGAAAATCTATCGGTGTTACAGATAGATCAAAAAATGAATGCCAGCAAGGAAGAGAATGCTGCACATAAGGAAATCTCTGAAAGAAAAAAAAAGAAGCCCTTGTATGAAGATATCCAGCTGGAAAGGGCCAAGGATATTCTGAAAGGCATTGAGGTCTATGCAAAGGGTAAACAAACTCATTAAGAAGGCGCATCTGGCACTCAGATGATGATCGTTTTGTGAGAGGCAGGAACATCCTGCCTTCTTCATATATGCTAATTTTAGGTATTGAAACATCCTGCGATGAAACGTCGGCTGCGGTTGTGAAGGATGGCAGGGAAATAGTATCAAACGTTATTCTGTCACAAAACGCATTGCATCGGGAGTTTGGAGGTGTGGTTCCTGAAATTGCCTGCCGGGCTCATTTAGAGTCTATCATTGGTATTATTGATAACGCCATCCGCGATGCAAAAACACCATTAAAGGACATCAATGCAATTGCCGTTGTAAATACCCCGGGACTGATTGGCGCCTTACTCATCGGTGTTACCGCAGCGAAATCGTTAAGTATGGTGCTGGACGTACCTCTCATCGCCGTCGATCACCTTCATGCCCATATCTACGCGAACAATCTTGAATATGATGATATATCCTATCCCACGATCA from Candidatus Brocadia sp. includes these protein-coding regions:
- the wecB gene encoding UDP-N-acetylglucosamine 2-epimerase (non-hydrolyzing), coding for MPKIMSVIGTRPEAIKLAPVIKELGRHSGALKSIVTVTAQHRQMLDSVLKVFAIQPDYDLNLMADNQGLADITSKVLKNIEPVYEKEQPDLVLIQGDTTTAFAAALAAYYRHIPVGHVEAGLRSRNKYHPFPEEINRCLTSVIAHLHFAPTKEAKNNLLNEGVDEGLICVTGNTVIDALLNIARHDFTFDNDSLNTIKGKMVLITAHRRESFGQPFMNICNAIMTLAKKYPNVTFVYPVHPNPNVRNLVYSMLEHTANIFLIEPLEYGPFVHLMKRACIILTDSGGIQEEAPSLQKPVLILREVTERPEAVMAGCAKLVGTRPETIIQETIRLLEDRKEYHRMAHAVNPFGDGYAAKRIINFIRNKFIHNQDTLEVLECITG
- a CDS encoding glycosyltransferase, whose protein sequence is MKRIDAPSQCSPKKDTYSLNKQIQQIQVYLTKAGKMLSFKDKPRVFAAVHHVNWERPGLVDGWAEITDTVHYDWGNAFDQYASDWHRNGKPAFNKELIRRVESSHREKPIDIFFSYLSGRWVYPETIQTINNLNIITVNISLDDTLKFWGVQETSGYSGTAEIAPEFDFCITCQSKEDVGKYYMVGARALFLPPGANPRIFSPLPVPRDIPVSFIGQCYGIRPHIIAWLKEHGIIVNTYGRGWLSAEISSQDMNAIYSRSLINLGFGFIGNSSVTGLKGRDFEVPLMGGLYLTTYNQALEDHFTIGEEIACYRNEVELRTQLSYYITHPDIALKIGASGRVRCLRDHTWINRFKTILNVIGISDYNHETSHGW
- a CDS encoding glycosyltransferase; this encodes MGCKVISTDFRQERHNLAELLRQEADLVLVCKGEFISPDLIKSLPYPTALWYCEQIGTVEEADYESLLRRKELAYNATAFDFVFSHDMANIEIYKTIGCKRVHWLPSATVNTEVHKKLELPKKYDITFIGSKTSRRSTLLIALAKYFKVYTPNIWNSNELNQVFNESKVVLNIHLSDLLNMETRIGEVLGSGSFLLTEELSSNDLFTDGEHLVQWNRGNIEDMINKINYYLVHEDERERIAKTGHLFALEHHTFEKRMDQLLTFLGFDKYRHG
- a CDS encoding tetratricopeptide repeat protein codes for the protein MPISEAHKYFCKAEHLKETGLHREAITWYKKAIENDPHFIPAYYTLALLYHQTQQFDIAIRYLKKVIDLDPNDTSAMNNLGVLFYATDRLREAKQYLERALSIDGNYHEARDNLKKVHQKLKNAPLQFTHNRSMNSSDIPSLKVGFVSIWFERGQSYVTKILRDVIAREHETFIFARTGGVYGQPMLQVDGMWAAKNLTTFPDYDIPCEIFEKWINDNHLDVVIFNEEYDWKLVSLCKKKGIKTVTYLDYYKDDWKPYMRLYDAVLCSTKRTFLLVKDICKAYYLGWGVDTELFKPVSNGKKHTFFHNAGWLGINYRKMTPAVIIAFDAFSCNNSDLTLFIHAQAELERLPPEIVHIVRNNSRITYHKETVPAPGLYHKGNILIFPSKLEGLGLPLLEGLSCGMPVIATDAPPMNEFIRNGYNGLLVKVVQKLTRQDNIAFPEEIVDIHDLAAKMQELAKDNTLQAVMSNNSRAYAKQHLNLGKLKYEIDRVLHTLSTEAITPQR
- a CDS encoding S41 family peptidase, with protein sequence MKQRPSFFVVFIILLLLNANAFGQAKVIEKPLTEVKEDVKEESKSVYEEFEEFLRIVKELQDKYVDELKLNTILTNAYRGMLSGLDPYSQYFGTEELEDLKIETEGEFEGLGIEVIIKEGLLIVITPILDSPAFKAGILVGDRIIRIDGASTENMSIREAVKKLRGKLGTKITLTVVHEGDTAPVDITIERAKIYVNSIRGARIVDDEYKIGYLAVSNFQENTVKDMDIAVQDLLKNGMKSMVLDLRFNPGGLLNAAVDMADKFLEKGIIVSTRGRDKTQNYVYQAHKKGTYPRFPLVILVNNGSASASEIVAGALKDHKRGILLGIKTFGKGSVQSLIPVGNGKAALKLTTARYYTPSGICIHEKGIEPDVSVPLSFAETKALHENLSVLQIDQKMNASKEENAAHKEISERKKKKPLYEDIQLERAKDILKGIEVYAKGKQTH